Proteins from a genomic interval of Streptomyces sp. NBC_01445:
- the ybaK gene encoding Cys-tRNA(Pro) deacylase — translation MAKKSKKQQSGGTPATVALTAAGTPFTTHAYEHDPAHPSYGDEAAEAMGVSPDRVFKTLVADVDGELTVAVVPVAGQLDLKALATAVGGKRAAMADPAAAERTTGYVRGGISPLGQRKKLRTVLDDSARAHVTICVSAGRRGLEVELAPTDLATLTSAVLAPIGRT, via the coding sequence TTGGCGAAGAAGTCCAAGAAGCAGCAGTCCGGGGGAACTCCCGCGACCGTGGCGCTCACCGCCGCGGGCACGCCCTTCACGACGCACGCGTACGAGCACGACCCGGCCCATCCCTCGTACGGGGACGAGGCGGCGGAGGCGATGGGCGTCTCCCCCGACCGGGTGTTCAAGACGCTCGTCGCCGACGTGGACGGCGAGCTGACCGTCGCCGTCGTGCCCGTGGCGGGCCAGCTCGACCTGAAGGCCCTGGCCACTGCGGTCGGCGGCAAGCGGGCCGCGATGGCCGACCCGGCGGCGGCGGAGCGCACCACGGGCTATGTGCGGGGCGGCATCTCCCCGCTGGGCCAGCGCAAGAAGCTGCGTACGGTCCTGGACGACTCGGCGCGGGCGCACGTCACGATCTGTGTCTCGGCGGGCCGCCGCGGCCTGGAGGTGGAGCTGGCCCCCACGGACCTGGCGACGCTCACGTCCGCGGTCCTGGCCCCCATCGGCCGCACCTGA
- a CDS encoding LON peptidase substrate-binding domain-containing protein — protein MTTVRLPLFPLNSVLFPGLVLPLNVFEERYRAMMRDLLKTSSGGSEASGDPTDSDEPRRFAVVAIRDGHEVAPSAPGMPDQAAKTAAEAGPAAGFGDDPIKALHGVGCIADAATIRERADGSFEVLATGTTRVKVHSVDASGAYLTAEVEELPEEPGDEAGALAEGVLRAFRSYQKRLAGARERSLATGADLPDDPSVVSYLVAAAAVLDVPTKQRLLQAPDTASRLRDELKLLRAETAIIRNLPSLPAGDLTRQATSLN, from the coding sequence GTGACCACCGTCCGGCTTCCGCTCTTTCCGCTCAACTCGGTGCTGTTCCCGGGACTCGTGCTTCCGCTGAACGTGTTCGAGGAGCGCTATCGCGCCATGATGCGCGACCTGCTGAAGACCTCCTCCGGGGGTTCCGAGGCTTCCGGCGACCCCACCGACTCCGACGAGCCGCGGCGGTTCGCCGTCGTGGCGATCCGCGACGGCCACGAGGTCGCGCCCAGCGCCCCCGGCATGCCTGACCAGGCGGCGAAGACCGCCGCCGAGGCGGGCCCGGCCGCGGGTTTCGGCGACGACCCGATCAAGGCCCTGCACGGCGTGGGCTGCATCGCCGACGCCGCGACGATCCGCGAGCGCGCCGACGGCAGCTTCGAGGTGCTCGCCACCGGCACGACCCGCGTGAAGGTGCACTCGGTCGACGCGTCGGGCGCCTATCTGACCGCCGAGGTCGAGGAGCTGCCCGAGGAGCCGGGCGACGAGGCGGGCGCCCTCGCCGAGGGCGTGCTGCGCGCCTTCCGCTCCTACCAGAAGCGGCTCGCGGGCGCCCGTGAGCGCTCCCTGGCCACGGGCGCCGACCTGCCCGACGACCCGTCCGTCGTGTCGTACCTGGTGGCCGCGGCGGCCGTCCTCGACGTACCGACGAAGCAGCGCCTCCTCCAGGCCCCGGACACGGCGTCGCGCCTGCGCGACGAGCTGAAACTCCTTCGCGCCGAGACGGCGATCATCCGTAATCTGCCGTCCTTGCCGGCCGGCGACCTGACCCGGCAGGCGACCAGCCTCAACTGA
- a CDS encoding oxidoreductase, whose product MVDGTGIGDPPDGLTGTEIGMWQAFRNGSVYDLSSGDPDVDDPHGGHAWGPGRSVRARIVAWLLLDGPPALSGRVASLKLKGVQITDVLDVAGGGVVPYVEMKQCRFEKEILLPEARFTTLRLVDCSIPRLEGARVHTEGDLHLPRCRFHSGVRLTDAHIGTDLLLNQAVVYRDRRGKSIMADGMSVGQDLQAEMLETHGELSLRGAQIGVSLSLRGSRLSNAYGRRALNAPQLTVERSLYLTPAGVGNPLQTSGTTPAQGTRVQRFECQGGVRLDDGRFGDAVDLDQARFHLENDQEVSLRRIQTPELRFLCERPQRGRIVLSGAKVVNLIDRAASWPGPGGLRVGGFTYENLIPSGPFPLSRRLEWLSAATPEYSPEPYEKLAAVLRNSGEDADAREVLLAKQRRRRETLPPAAKIWGYIQDWTVAYGYRPGRAAVWMAVLWAASTLAFSHSSHPAIKPGESPNWSPALFSLDLILPVIDLGQDGYWQLRGGWQWAATALILLGWILATTVAAGATRLLRRN is encoded by the coding sequence GTGGTCGACGGTACCGGCATCGGTGATCCGCCGGACGGTCTCACGGGCACCGAGATCGGCATGTGGCAGGCCTTCCGCAACGGCAGTGTCTACGACCTGAGCTCGGGCGACCCGGACGTGGACGACCCGCACGGCGGTCACGCCTGGGGGCCCGGCCGCAGCGTGCGGGCGCGGATCGTGGCCTGGCTGCTGCTCGACGGGCCGCCCGCGCTGTCGGGGCGTGTCGCGTCACTCAAGCTCAAGGGCGTACAGATCACCGACGTGCTCGACGTCGCGGGCGGCGGGGTCGTGCCGTACGTCGAGATGAAGCAGTGCCGCTTCGAGAAGGAGATCCTGCTTCCCGAGGCCAGGTTCACCACCCTGCGCCTGGTCGACTGCTCGATCCCCCGCCTGGAAGGCGCCCGCGTCCACACGGAGGGCGATCTGCATCTGCCGCGCTGCCGCTTCCACAGCGGCGTACGCCTCACCGACGCCCACATCGGCACGGACCTGCTGCTCAACCAGGCCGTCGTGTACCGCGACCGGCGCGGCAAGTCGATCATGGCGGACGGCATGTCCGTCGGCCAGGACCTCCAGGCCGAGATGCTGGAGACGCACGGCGAGCTCAGCCTGCGCGGCGCGCAGATCGGTGTGTCGCTCAGCCTGCGCGGCAGCCGGCTCTCCAACGCGTACGGGCGCCGCGCGCTCAACGCGCCGCAGCTGACGGTCGAGCGGTCCCTGTATCTGACCCCCGCCGGCGTCGGCAATCCGCTCCAGACCAGCGGCACGACACCGGCCCAGGGCACCCGCGTGCAGCGCTTCGAGTGCCAGGGCGGGGTCCGGCTCGACGACGGCCGGTTCGGCGACGCCGTCGACCTCGACCAGGCGCGCTTCCATCTGGAGAACGACCAGGAGGTGTCGCTGCGCCGCATCCAGACGCCCGAGCTGCGCTTCCTGTGCGAGCGGCCGCAGCGCGGGCGGATCGTCCTGTCCGGCGCGAAGGTCGTCAACCTCATCGACAGGGCGGCGAGCTGGCCGGGCCCCGGCGGTCTGCGCGTGGGCGGTTTCACGTACGAGAACCTGATCCCCTCCGGCCCGTTCCCGCTGTCGCGGCGCCTGGAGTGGCTGTCGGCCGCGACTCCGGAGTACAGCCCGGAGCCGTACGAGAAGCTCGCGGCCGTGCTGCGCAACAGCGGCGAGGACGCCGACGCGCGCGAGGTGCTGCTCGCCAAGCAGCGCCGCCGCCGCGAGACGCTGCCGCCCGCCGCGAAGATCTGGGGATACATCCAGGACTGGACGGTCGCCTACGGGTACCGCCCGGGGCGGGCCGCGGTGTGGATGGCCGTGCTGTGGGCGGCGAGCACGCTGGCCTTCTCCCACTCGTCACATCCGGCCATCAAACCGGGCGAGTCGCCGAACTGGAGTCCCGCACTCTTCTCGCTCGATCTCATCCTGCCCGTCATCGACCTGGGCCAGGACGGCTACTGGCAGCTGCGGGGCGGCTGGCAGTGGGCCGCGACCGCGCTGATCCTGCTCGGCTGGATCCTCGCCACGACGGTCGCCGCGGGGGCCACCCGGCTGCTCCGCAGAAACTGA
- the hisD gene encoding histidinol dehydrogenase — protein MISRIDLRGDALPEGPALRDLLPRADFDVQAALEKVRPICEAVHHRGDAALIDYAEQFDGVKLESVRVPAKALQDALEQLDPAVRAALEESIRRARIVHREQRRTTHTTQVVPGGSVTEKWVPVERVGLYAPGGRSVYPSSVIMNVVPAQEAGVESIALASPAQAEFGGLPHPTILAACALLGVDEVYAAGGATAVAMFAYGTESCPPANMVTGPGNIWVAAAKRYFTGLIGIDAEAGPTEIAVLADSTADPAHVASDLISQAEHDPLAAAVLVTDSAELADAVEKELEPQVAATKHIDDRILPALRGRQSAIVLVDGVDEGLRVVDAYGAEHLEIQTADAAAVAQRVKNAGAIFVGPWAPVSLGDYAAGSNHVLPTGGCACHSSGLSVQSFLRGIHIVDYTRDALADVAHHVVTLAEAEDLPAHGAAIKARFEWKVPGQ, from the coding sequence GTGATCTCCCGAATCGATCTGCGCGGCGACGCCCTCCCCGAGGGCCCCGCACTGCGCGACCTGCTGCCCCGAGCCGACTTCGACGTTCAGGCCGCCCTCGAGAAGGTGCGTCCGATCTGCGAGGCCGTGCATCATCGTGGCGACGCGGCGCTGATCGACTACGCGGAGCAGTTCGACGGCGTGAAGCTGGAGTCCGTACGGGTTCCCGCCAAGGCCCTCCAGGACGCCCTGGAGCAGCTCGACCCCGCCGTGCGCGCGGCTCTGGAGGAGTCGATCCGCCGGGCCCGCATCGTCCACCGCGAGCAGCGCCGCACCACCCACACCACGCAGGTCGTCCCCGGCGGCTCGGTCACCGAGAAGTGGGTGCCCGTCGAGCGCGTCGGCCTGTACGCGCCGGGCGGCCGCTCCGTCTACCCGTCCTCCGTGATCATGAACGTGGTGCCCGCGCAGGAGGCCGGGGTCGAGTCGATCGCCCTCGCGTCCCCCGCCCAGGCCGAGTTCGGCGGACTGCCGCACCCGACGATCCTGGCCGCGTGTGCGCTGCTCGGCGTCGACGAGGTCTACGCGGCGGGCGGCGCCACGGCCGTCGCGATGTTCGCGTACGGCACCGAGTCCTGCCCGCCGGCGAACATGGTCACCGGACCCGGCAACATCTGGGTCGCCGCGGCCAAGCGCTACTTCACGGGTCTCATCGGCATCGACGCCGAGGCGGGCCCGACCGAGATCGCGGTCCTCGCGGACTCCACCGCCGACCCGGCGCACGTCGCGTCCGACCTGATCAGCCAGGCCGAGCACGACCCGCTCGCCGCCGCCGTCCTCGTCACCGACTCGGCCGAGCTCGCGGACGCCGTCGAGAAGGAGCTGGAGCCGCAGGTCGCGGCCACCAAGCACATCGACGACCGGATCCTCCCGGCCCTGCGCGGCAGGCAGTCCGCGATCGTCCTGGTCGACGGGGTCGACGAGGGCCTGCGCGTCGTCGACGCATATGGCGCCGAGCACCTGGAGATCCAGACCGCCGACGCCGCCGCGGTCGCCCAGCGCGTGAAGAACGCCGGCGCGATCTTCGTCGGCCCCTGGGCACCGGTGTCCCTCGGCGACTACGCCGCGGGCTCCAACCACGTGCTGCCCACGGGCGGCTGCGCCTGCCACTCGTCCGGTCTGTCCGTCCAGTCCTTCCTGCGCGGCATCCACATCGTGGACTACACGCGCGACGCACTCGCCGACGTCGCCCACCACGTGGTCACGCTCGCCGAGGCGGAGGACCTGCCCGCGCACGGCGCGGCGATCAAGGCAAGGTTCGAATGGAAGGTTCCCGGCCAGTGA